GCCACCGGAGCCGCGAACTGCGCCTCATACAGCCGCGCGTAAGCCCCGCCCGCGGCAAATAGCGACGCGTGCGTTCCCTGCTCCACGATCTGCCCGGCCTCCATCACCAGGATGAGGTCGGCGTCGCGGATCGTGGACAGCCGGTGCGCAATCACAAACGACGTCCGGTCTGACCGCAGCGCCGCATCGCCTTCTGCACCAGCACCTCCGTCCGCGTGTCCACGGAAGAAGTCGCCTCGTCCAGGATCAGCACCGACGGCCGGGCCAGGAACGCCCGCGCGATCGTCAGCAACTGCTTCTCACCCGCCGAAACATTTGAACCCTCGTCCTCCAAAACCGTGTCATACCCCTCCGGCAGGGACCGCACGAACCGGTCCACATACGTCGACCGGGCGGCTTCCAGAATCTCGTCCTCAGATGCAGAAGGCCGGCCGTACGCGATGTTGTCCCTGATGGTCCCGCCGAACAGCCACGTATCCTGCAGCACCATCCCCAGCCGCGAGCGCAGCTCACGCCGCGGCACCGAGGTGACGTCCACGCCGTCGAGCGTTATCCGCCCTGCATCCAGCTCGAAGAACCGCATCATCAGGTTCACCAGCGTGGTCTTACCCGCCCTGGTGGGCCCCACCATCGCCACCGTCTGCCCCGGCTCCGCCACCAGACTCAAAGGGGAAATCAGAGGCTGGTCCGGCGAGTACGAGAACGACACAGACTCAAACACCAGCCGCCCCCCGCCTCGCGCCGGATCAGCGCCGCATCGCCTCGTGAATCTGCAGGGCGAACCACAACTGCGCAACCGTGGACGTTTCACCCATGTCCAACCCCGTCAACTCACCGATCTTCCGTATCCGGTAGATGATGGTTTGCCGGTGCGCGAATAGGGCAGCAGCAGTCTTTTGCCATGAACGCTGCGAGTCCAAATACGTCCTCAACGTGACTATCAGATCGCCTTCCTGGCTCTGCTCGTATTCAAAAATCGGGCCCAGGAGCCGACGGACCAGGGCAGTTCCCTCCTCAAAGCCGGTCAGCCCCAGCCACGATGGACCTTGCGCGTAACGGGCTAGGCCCAGCTTGTTGGCCCGGGCCGATCCCAGCGCCCAGAGGGACTCCTGCAATGCCCGTTGAATGCCGGCAACCGTAGTAGGGGCACTGATGCCGATCGCGGCGCCGGACCCGGCACAATGGACCAGCACGTCATCGGCGACGTCCGCCGGAATCACTACGTGAAGCCTGTTGTTCCGCCTCAAGGAGGCGGCTGAAACTCCGTGACGCCAAAGTTCGATGTGGACGTTAGCCAGCTGTTCGCCGTCGTTCGCTGCGATGGAGGCGACCATGCAATCCTGCGCCGGGACGTCGAAAGACGCCAACCGGCTTTCCATCTCCGCCGTCCCCAGCCGGCCGTCAATTGCCTGCAGCAGGAACTCACCAGCCAGCCGATGCTGCCCTTCCAGCGACAGGACTACGCGCGAAAGCTGGAGTCCCAGCACGGTTGCCGCGTGCAAAAGTACGACGGCGTCCGGGTGCGGTTCGCTCCTGGGCAGCACCACGAGGAGCGCGTTAGCGTGGGTCGGGATATCCATGGTCAACACGTGGTGGCCCCTGATCCGATGCCACTGGAAGTTCTTGCCCGCCAGGGACACCTGCCCGGACAGCGGAGCCCACTCGTCGGAGAGGAACACCGGCAGGGCTTGCCCGTCAGGATGCCACGGATGCAGGCAGCGACGATCCACCACGAAGAGTTCAGCGTCCAGTTCTGTCGCCAATCGTTGGACGAGGCTCTGCCAATGGTCCTCGGAGGCCCCCGCCGTTCTGAGCAGATCGTAAACCCGGGCTGTCTGTCGAAGGCGCCTGGACTCTTCCAGCAGGGAAGACTCGGCAACCGAACGGGCGATCGCGATGAACGGCAACGGGTACGGGATATTGATCAAGGGCAACGGCAGCCGGTCGCACGCTTCAAGGAACTCCGGAAGCAGCGGCGGCGCATGCATCTTCTCGCCGATGGCCAAGGCGCTGGCACCCGAATCCATCAGGGCCTCCGCGAGCGCCACCTGCCCGGCCGCATCAGCAGGGATGGACAGTCCATTGGTCATCATGAGTTCCCCACCGGTGACCCATTCCCACAGCCGGGGCAGGTCCGAGGTGTGACCTTCGTGATGTGGGACCTGATCCATGACCGGACCCACATGCGCGGTGACCTGCCCTTTGACCCGTTCATGATCAAGCAGCGGATGCCGTATTTCCTGTACTCCCTGGAGGAACTCCGCTGCGATCTGACCGCCTTCCGCGAGTCCGTGCTCATCGAGCGGGACGAAACGGCCTCCGACGACGCCCGCAAGCACGCCAAGCTGGTCCAGTACGCCGTGATTTTCGACCGCATTTTCCGTTTCGCGATTACAGGGAACCGGGTCCGTAACTACGACGCCGTGGGCGGCCAGTTGCTGTTCGCCTGGATGCACCAGCACCGGGTCCTGCACTGGACCGATGGAAAGTTGAGCATCGACTGGACGGACGTCGCCGGCGTGGTGATCGAGTTGGGTCTCCGCATCGAGGAACTCTACTGGCGTTCAATCGACCGGCCGAAGATCGCACACTGGCTCGCTGCCTACGAGCTCGTCTCCGAAACCCTCACCCCCCACCCCGTCTCCGTGTGGGCCATGGGACCGGAGGCCCTTCCGCTGAACGGACCTCTCCGGAATCTGACGGACCAGATCCTTGATGACGAATTCCCCCTGTCGATGTTCTATGAGGCGCTGCAGAAGAAGATGTCCTCGGTCATTGAATCAACTGCCGGGATCACCGGGAAGAGCCCTGTGAAGACTGAGAGCGAGACGGGCGCATGAGCCAGGATTTCTCGGGGCGTACGGTCGTCGTCGCCGGTTCGACAAGCGCCGCAGGCGTCGCGGTAGTCCGTGCCCTCTCGCAAGCGGGGGCACGCGTGGCCGCGGTGGACATCCTTGAGGACCGGGTGCAGGAGCTCGCGGTGGGGTACAACAACGTCACGGGCTATGCCTGCAACCTCGCGGACCTGCAAGCCGTTGAGGACTTGGCGACGTCTGTCCGGAACGATCTGGGTCCGGTGGACGGCCTGATCCATCTTGTAGGAGGGTGGCGGGGCGGCACCGGAATTACCGGCCAGTCAGATGACGACTGGGAATTCCTGCACTCCAGCGTCCTCACAACACTGAGGAACACCAGCCGCGTTTTTTACGAGGATTTGGCTGCCTCCCCTGTGGGTCGCCTGGCCGTCGTGTCCGCACAGTCCGCCTCCTCGCCGACAGCGGACGGCGCCGCCTACGCCGCCGTCAAGTCCGCCGCTGAGGCATGGACCCTGGCAGTAGCCGACGGATTCCGGCACCTCCAGGAAGGAGATGACAGCCCCCGCTCCGCTCAGCACTCAGCCGCCGTGGTCTTCGTGGTCAAGGCCCTGGTCGATGACCGGATGCGTGCAGCCCAGCCGGAACGGAAATTTCCGGGCTACACCGATGTCAGTGTCCTTGCCGACGCTGTTCAGCAGATCTTTGGCATAGAGGCAAAAAGGATCAACGGGCAGCGTTTGCCCCTCACCGCCGGCCAGCTCGTGGGCCTCCCGGCATGAGCGTCAGCGTTGATGCCCAAGCAGGCGTCCGGCAGCTGTCGACGCGCCTGCACGATCCGACCTACCGGGGCTTCGCCTCGGATAACTACGCCGGGGCTCACCCCGAAATCATCGAAGCAGTTCAGGCAGCCAACGAAGGCCACGTCACCGCGTACGGCGAGGATGCCT
The window above is part of the Pseudarthrobacter sp. IC2-21 genome. Proteins encoded here:
- a CDS encoding PucR family transcriptional regulator: MDQVPHHEGHTSDLPRLWEWVTGGELMMTNGLSIPADAAGQVALAEALMDSGASALAIGEKMHAPPLLPEFLEACDRLPLPLINIPYPLPFIAIARSVAESSLLEESRRLRQTARVYDLLRTAGASEDHWQSLVQRLATELDAELFVVDRRCLHPWHPDGQALPVFLSDEWAPLSGQVSLAGKNFQWHRIRGHHVLTMDIPTHANALLVVLPRSEPHPDAVVLLHAATVLGLQLSRVVLSLEGQHRLAGEFLLQAIDGRLGTAEMESRLASFDVPAQDCMVASIAANDGEQLANVHIELWRHGVSAASLRRNNRLHVVIPADVADDVLVHCAGSGAAIGISAPTTVAGIQRALQESLWALGSARANKLGLARYAQGPSWLGLTGFEEGTALVRRLLGPIFEYEQSQEGDLIVTLRTYLDSQRSWQKTAAALFAHRQTIIYRIRKIGELTGLDMGETSTVAQLWFALQIHEAMRR
- a CDS encoding SDR family oxidoreductase; protein product: MSQDFSGRTVVVAGSTSAAGVAVVRALSQAGARVAAVDILEDRVQELAVGYNNVTGYACNLADLQAVEDLATSVRNDLGPVDGLIHLVGGWRGGTGITGQSDDDWEFLHSSVLTTLRNTSRVFYEDLAASPVGRLAVVSAQSASSPTADGAAYAAVKSAAEAWTLAVADGFRHLQEGDDSPRSAQHSAAVVFVVKALVDDRMRAAQPERKFPGYTDVSVLADAVQQIFGIEAKRINGQRLPLTAGQLVGLPA